In a single window of the Necator americanus strain Aroian chromosome X, whole genome shotgun sequence genome:
- a CDS encoding hypothetical protein (NECATOR_CHRX.G22132.T1), with the protein MERCSSVLNMGNGIALRRQPIWREHLNTLLKRRAPSVSKLVHAQQPTDTKISEEATTESEILVCTHKMKNGKAGGDDGISAEVLISLHPSGIREMTKINHSIWNDERQEVIRHGIQQVLRNITADCNVQGVRANHAGSANQSPRGN; encoded by the coding sequence ATGGAGAGGTGTTCTTCGGTCCTAAACATGGGTAATGGAATCGCTCTCAGGAGGCAACCCATCTGGAGGGAACATTTAAACACCTTGCTGAAACGGCGGGCGCCATCCGTCTCTAAGCTTGTGCACGCACAACAACCAACAGACACCAAGATCAGCGAAGAAGCAACGACGGAGTCGGAGATTCTGGTCTGTACCcataaaatgaagaatggaaaggctggcggagacgatggaattagcgcgGAAGTGCTGATATCTCTTCAtccttctgggattcgtgagatgacgaagatcaaCCATTCAATATGGAATGACGAAagacaagaagttatccgtcacggaatCCAGCAGGTATTGAGAAATATCACTGCTGACTGTAATGTACAAGGTGTTAGAGCGAATCATGCTGGATCAGCTAACCAATCCCCGCGAGGAAACTAG
- a CDS encoding hypothetical protein (NECATOR_CHRX.G22132.T2): MGNGIALRRQPIWREHLNTLLKRRAPSVSKLVHAQQPTDTKISEEATTESEILVCTHKMKNGKAGGDDGISAEVLISLHPSGIREMTKINHSIWNDERQEVIRHGIQQVLRNITADCNVQGVRANHAGSANQSPRGN; the protein is encoded by the coding sequence ATGGGTAATGGAATCGCTCTCAGGAGGCAACCCATCTGGAGGGAACATTTAAACACCTTGCTGAAACGGCGGGCGCCATCCGTCTCTAAGCTTGTGCACGCACAACAACCAACAGACACCAAGATCAGCGAAGAAGCAACGACGGAGTCGGAGATTCTGGTCTGTACCcataaaatgaagaatggaaaggctggcggagacgatggaattagcgcgGAAGTGCTGATATCTCTTCAtccttctgggattcgtgagatgacgaagatcaaCCATTCAATATGGAATGACGAAagacaagaagttatccgtcacggaatCCAGCAGGTATTGAGAAATATCACTGCTGACTGTAATGTACAAGGTGTTAGAGCGAATCATGCTGGATCAGCTAACCAATCCCCGCGAGGAAACTAG
- a CDS encoding hypothetical protein (NECATOR_CHRX.G22133.T1), giving the protein MTPYTDTPRETRTTPNSWFAAFKTNHRRHQLSSKETKLFTSKAQRRRKTPTLKLQLNYVPLSNIRKSRAIWDLDFDNCPVLLSLMVQFQKRSREVSHQSKVNMENLKADECRKKFRKRKSVDIGLRTKRRVDRADSFTECIQDADKKTLPILAPRKKITFASAKTNPRAVLYV; this is encoded by the coding sequence atgaccccgtatacggatactccacgtgaaacccgtaccaccccaaattcgtggtttgctgcctttaagacaaATCATCGACGTCATCAGCTTTCTTCAAAAGAGACAAAGCTATTCACGTCAAAAGCGCAGCGAAGGCGGAAGACgccgactcttaagcttcaacTCAATTACGTTCCTTTGTCAAACATCCGAAAATCAAGAGCTATCTGGGACCTCGACTTCGACAACTGCCCAGTTCTTCTAAGCTTGATGGTACAGTTCCAGAAGAGGAGTCGTGAAGTTTCACATCAATCGAAAGTCAACATGGAAAATCTGAAAGCCGacgaatgcagaaaaaagttccGTAAAAGAAAGTCGGTCGATATTGGATTACGAACCAAGAGGAGAGTGGATAGAGCTGACTCTTTCACTGAGTGCATTCAAGACGCTGACAAGAAAACGCTCCCAATTTTAGCGCCGAGAAAAAAGATCacctttgcatctgcgaagACAAATCCGCGAGCAGTTCTGTATGTTTAG
- a CDS encoding hypothetical protein (NECATOR_CHRX.G22128.T2) produces MIFWNLCQFFCRFFFNLGVQYSRSLAATQLYQEKLAHVAVSSAAANVPTQANLSHVLQLAGVLSAETQVGVPRTMDQYLSQLGIAGSQAHALLRQAQSHHLAQQAQLLAAAASVRLPDRSHPSYSNSVIPLHADLLQMAAQCPISASASVQSGQLIRQPLFSSGNASNVAATSYSAASSINPHKQIPPNTAAAEQQAYYLQQALSAVTTGQNEKPEVDVHVLQQQGSVGLHQYVSPTTGEVLKPVAVGGGSQDAALSPRPPPVDPSPPRAPADVGTNVIDSNPSTFVHQQAQTSPPVPRDQCIQGRTASQVISAGRPQSARENGSSSNFVGSRTTPQNSAPATPALTADDVVPVSQTLFQVSEQHFTEAFNASRKKSVSNPIGIAKCDIVSSAEEGASKVSAEPSTITAPVHGGDRKDLDDKPALAPILMMTYLSNCMSNIKSTLNTNGLPIGLDANGRAVDYSSRPIDPIFQQARARMENAREFRELSPPTTLPQVPRSSFEDGSGFSPIGVALPAVSSAVSRSQVTNPVGVNRIVPDASSLEKNEENHDTDPPAEKRTKIISDGD; encoded by the exons atttttcttcaaccttGGTGTGCAATATTCTCGCTCCTTGGCAGCTACTCAGCTTTATCAGGAGAAATTGGCGCATGTGGCAGTCTCTTCTGCAGCGGCAAATGTACCAACGCAAGCCAATCTGTCCCACGTTCTTCAACTCGCCGGAGTT CTCTCTGCGGAAACACAGGTTGGCGTTCCGAGGACAATGGATCAATACCTGAGTCAGCTTGGAATTGCGGGCTCGCAAGCTCACGCACTGCTTCG ACAGGCACAATCACATCATTTGGCGCAACAAGCTCAATTACTTGCTGCTGCAGCATCAGTGCGATTGCCTGATAGATCACATCCCTCTTACAGCAACTCTGTAATTCCTTTACACGCTGACCTTTTGCAAATGGCTGCCCAATGCCCCATCTCTGCTTCGGCGTCGGTCCAGAGTGGACAG CTAATTCGGCAGCCTCTGTTCTCCAGTGGAAATGCTTCAAATGTTGCTGCAACATCGTATTCTGCTGCATCTTCTATTAATCCGCACAAGCAGATCCCACCCAACACAGCTGCGGCAGAGCAACAAGCTTACTATCTTCAACAAGCCCTTTCTGCGGTTACCACCG GTCAAAATGAGAAACCTGAAGTGGATGTGCACGTGCTGCAACAACAAGGAAGTGTTGGGCTACACCAATATGTCTCGCCAACTACTGGCGAG GTTTTGAAACCAGTTGCTGTTGGTGGCGGTAGCCAGGATGCAGCGTTATCTCCGCGGCCGCCTCCAGTCGATCCGAGCCCTCCGAGAGCGCCAGCTGATGTAGGAACTAACGTTATTGACTCCAATCCTTCCACCTTTGTTCATCAGCAG GCGCAAACTTCTCCGCCTGTGCCTCGTGATCAATGTATTCAAGGACGGACTGCTTCACAAGTGATTAGTGCAGGCCGCCCTCAAAGTGCTCGTGAAAATGGGTCATCCTCAAATTTTGTAGGATCGCGAACAACCCCACAG AATAGCGCTCCCGCAACACCTGCATTGACAGCGGATGATGTAGTTCCTGTGTCGCAGACGTTATTCCAAGTTTCAGAGCAGCATTTCACTGAAGCCTTCAATGCAAGTCGAAAGAAAAG CGTATCCAATCCTATTGGAATTGCAAAATGTGACATTGTTAGCTCGGCGGAGGAGGGAGCCTCCAAAG TATCTGCTGAGCCCTCGACTATTACTGCGCCTGTGCATGGAGGCGACCGGAAAGATTTAGACGATAAGCCAGCG CTAGCCCCTATTTTGATGATGACGTACTTGAGCAATTGTATGAGTAATATCAAGTCTACACTTAATACAAATGGCCTTCCAATAGGGCTAGACGCAAATGGTCGAGCT GTTGACTATTCTTCCCGTCCGATCGATCCCATTTTTCAACAAGCTCGCGCTAGAATGGAAAATGCTCGAGAGTTCCGAGAGCTTTCCCCTCCAACTACGCTGCCACAGGTTCCACGCAGCTCTTTTGAAGACG GTTCAGGATTTTCTCCTATTGGAGTTGCTTTGCCGGCTGTTTCATCTGCTGTTTCACGTTCGCAGGTAACTAACCCGGTTGGAGTTAACCGTATTGTCCCAGATGCGAGTTcactagaaaaaaacgaggaaaatcaTGACACTGATCCTCCTGCTGAGAAGCGTACGAAAATCATCAGTGATGGAGATTAa